From one Solanum stenotomum isolate F172 chromosome 12, ASM1918654v1, whole genome shotgun sequence genomic stretch:
- the LOC125849478 gene encoding probable LRR receptor-like serine/threonine-protein kinase At5g45780 isoform X3 yields MATLLLIFSFLLHWVATTPASMGFLSPKGVNYEVAALMSMKNRMRDEYHVLDGWDINSVDPCTWYMVGCSSEGFVISLEMASMGLSGTLSPSIGNLTHLRTMLLQNNHLSGPIPTEIGQLTELLTLDLSGNQFDGGIPRALGRLIYLNYLRLSRNRLSGQIPKPVAYLSGTYHSITLVVQLQKFWPKTTETSSDKRISNHHRWVVSVSVGVSCTFIVTIMLLVCWVHWYRSRVLTGYVQHDCEFATGHLKRFSFRELQIATGNFSSKNILGQGGFGVVYKGYLPNRTVVAVKRLRDPSFTGEVQFQTEVEMIGLAVHRNLLRLYGFCTTPEERLLIYPYMPNGSVADCLRDNGRDKPFLDWRKRMHIALGAARGLLYLHEQCNPKIIHRDVKAANILLDESFEAVVGDFGLAKLLDCRDSHVTTAVRGTIGHIAPEYLSTGQSSEKTDVFGYGILLLELITGHKALDAGIGQGQKGTILDRVRNLFEEKKVEMLADRDLRGCFNAEELEKTVEVALQCTQSNPNNRPNMSEVLRILEGVTEQMGHVDESQGGSNTCQTRAFSFSRNFSDIHEESSFTFEPIELSGPR; encoded by the exons ATGGCAACTTTGctactcattttctcatttcttCTTCATTGGGTGGCCACCACTCCAGCTTCCATGGGTTTTCTTTCACCTAAAGGTGTCAACTATGAAG TGGCAGCATTGATGTCTATGAAGAATAGAATGAGAGATGAATACCATGTGTTAGATGGATGGGATATAAATTCTGTTGATCCTTGTACTTGGTACATGGTTGGTTGTTCTTCAGAAGGCTTTGTTATTTCTCT TGAAATGGCAAGTATGGGATTATCTGGCACACTTTCGCCTAGTATTGGGAATTTAACTCATCTTCGGACAAT GTTGTTGCAGAATAATCATTTATCTGGTCCAATTCCTACTGAAATTGGACAGCTCACTGAACTGCTGACCCTTGATTTGTCTGGTAATCAGTTTGATGGAGGAATTCCTAGGGCGTTGGGTCgcctaatttatttaaattactt GAGGCTTAGCAGGAACAGATTGTCTGGACAAATTCCTAAACCTGTGGCATACCTTTCAG GGACTTATCATTCAATAACCTTAGTGGTCCAACTCCAAAAATTTTGGCCAAAGACTACAG AAACATCTTCAGACAAGAGGATTAGCAATCATCATCGATGGGTTGTTTCTGTTAGCGTTGGGGTCAGTTGCACATTCATAGTTACAATCATGCTTCTGGTTTGTTGGGTGCATTGGTACAGATCTCGTGTCCTCACAGGATATG TGCAACACGATTGTGAGTTCGCCACTGGCCACCTGAAGAGATTTTCATTTCGTGAACTGCAAATTGCCACTGGAAATTTCAGTTCTAAGAACATACTAGGACAAGGTGGATTTGGAGTGGTTTACAAAGGATACCTTCCAAATAGGACAGTAGTGGCTGTCAAAAGATTAAGAGATCCAAGTTTCACTGGAGAAGTGCAGTTTCAAACAGAAGTTGAGATGATAGGCTTGGCTGTGCATCGGAACCTTCTACGCCTGTATGGATTCTGTACGACTCCCGAGGAAAGATTACTTATTTACCCTTATATGCCAAATGGGAGCGTTGCCGATTGCTTGAGAG ACAATGGCCGGGATAAACCATTTTTGGATTGGAGAAAGCGCATGCATATAGCTCTTGGAGCTGCCAGAGGTCTTCTGTATTTGCATGAACAGTGTAATCCTAAAATAATTCACAGAGATGTTAAGGCGGCTAATATTCTGCTTGATGAAAGTTTTGAAGCTGTTGTTGGTGATtttggtcttgctaagctttTAGACTGTAGAGATTCTCATGTTACAACTGCAGTTCGTGGTACTATAGGTCATATCGCACCAGAGTATTTATCAACTGGTCAATCATCTGAGAAGACAGATGTCTTTGGATATGGGATACTACTTTTGGAACTCATTACAGGACACAAGGCATTAGATGCAGGAATTGGTCAGGGTCAGAAAGGAACTATTCTTGACCGG GTCCGGAATTTATTTGAGGAAAAGAAAGTGGAAATGCTTGCGGATAGGGATCTAAGAGGATGTTTTAATGCAGAGGAGCTAGAGAAAACAGTTGAAGTGGCTCTACAGTGTACTCAATCTAACCCCAATAATCGGCCTAATATGTCGGAAGTTTTGAGAATCCTGGAAGGCGTTACAGAACAAATGGGGCATGTGGACGAATCACAAGGTGGAAGCAACACATGTCAAACAAGGGCTTTCAGCTTCTCTAGGAATTTTAGTGATATTCATGAAGAATCCTCATTTACTTTTGAACCAATTGAGCTTTCAGGACCCAGATAA
- the LOC125849478 gene encoding probable LRR receptor-like serine/threonine-protein kinase At5g45780 isoform X2, translating into MATLLLIFSFLLHWVATTPASMGFLSPKGVNYEVAALMSMKNRMRDEYHVLDGWDINSVDPCTWYMVGCSSEGFVISLEMASMGLSGTLSPSIGNLTHLRTMLLQNNHLSGPIPTEIGQLTELLTLDLSGNQFDGGIPRALGRLIYLNYLRLSRNRLSGQIPKPVAYLSGTYHSITLVVQLQKFWPKTTGNRFLCSALTTQICGGVPKPVNETSSDKRISNHHRWVVSVSVGVSCTFIVTIMLLVCWVHWYRSRVLTGYVQHDCEFATGHLKRFSFRELQIATGNFSSKNILGQGGFGVVYKGYLPNRTVVAVKRLRDPSFTGEVQFQTEVEMIGLAVHRNLLRLYGFCTTPEERLLIYPYMPNGSVADCLRDNGRDKPFLDWRKRMHIALGAARGLLYLHEQCNPKIIHRDVKAANILLDESFEAVVGDFGLAKLLDCRDSHVTTAVRGTIGHIAPEYLSTGQSSEKTDVFGYGILLLELITGHKALDAGIGQGQKGTILDRVRNLFEEKKVEMLADRDLRGCFNAEELEKTVEVALQCTQSNPNNRPNMSEVLRILEGVTEQMGHVDESQGGSNTCQTRAFSFSRNFSDIHEESSFTFEPIELSGPR; encoded by the exons ATGGCAACTTTGctactcattttctcatttcttCTTCATTGGGTGGCCACCACTCCAGCTTCCATGGGTTTTCTTTCACCTAAAGGTGTCAACTATGAAG TGGCAGCATTGATGTCTATGAAGAATAGAATGAGAGATGAATACCATGTGTTAGATGGATGGGATATAAATTCTGTTGATCCTTGTACTTGGTACATGGTTGGTTGTTCTTCAGAAGGCTTTGTTATTTCTCT TGAAATGGCAAGTATGGGATTATCTGGCACACTTTCGCCTAGTATTGGGAATTTAACTCATCTTCGGACAAT GTTGTTGCAGAATAATCATTTATCTGGTCCAATTCCTACTGAAATTGGACAGCTCACTGAACTGCTGACCCTTGATTTGTCTGGTAATCAGTTTGATGGAGGAATTCCTAGGGCGTTGGGTCgcctaatttatttaaattactt GAGGCTTAGCAGGAACAGATTGTCTGGACAAATTCCTAAACCTGTGGCATACCTTTCAG GGACTTATCATTCAATAACCTTAGTGGTCCAACTCCAAAAATTTTGGCCAAAGACTACAG GAAACAGATTTCTTTGCTCTGCATTGACCACACAAATTTGTGGGGGTGTGCCAAAACCAGTAAATG AAACATCTTCAGACAAGAGGATTAGCAATCATCATCGATGGGTTGTTTCTGTTAGCGTTGGGGTCAGTTGCACATTCATAGTTACAATCATGCTTCTGGTTTGTTGGGTGCATTGGTACAGATCTCGTGTCCTCACAGGATATG TGCAACACGATTGTGAGTTCGCCACTGGCCACCTGAAGAGATTTTCATTTCGTGAACTGCAAATTGCCACTGGAAATTTCAGTTCTAAGAACATACTAGGACAAGGTGGATTTGGAGTGGTTTACAAAGGATACCTTCCAAATAGGACAGTAGTGGCTGTCAAAAGATTAAGAGATCCAAGTTTCACTGGAGAAGTGCAGTTTCAAACAGAAGTTGAGATGATAGGCTTGGCTGTGCATCGGAACCTTCTACGCCTGTATGGATTCTGTACGACTCCCGAGGAAAGATTACTTATTTACCCTTATATGCCAAATGGGAGCGTTGCCGATTGCTTGAGAG ACAATGGCCGGGATAAACCATTTTTGGATTGGAGAAAGCGCATGCATATAGCTCTTGGAGCTGCCAGAGGTCTTCTGTATTTGCATGAACAGTGTAATCCTAAAATAATTCACAGAGATGTTAAGGCGGCTAATATTCTGCTTGATGAAAGTTTTGAAGCTGTTGTTGGTGATtttggtcttgctaagctttTAGACTGTAGAGATTCTCATGTTACAACTGCAGTTCGTGGTACTATAGGTCATATCGCACCAGAGTATTTATCAACTGGTCAATCATCTGAGAAGACAGATGTCTTTGGATATGGGATACTACTTTTGGAACTCATTACAGGACACAAGGCATTAGATGCAGGAATTGGTCAGGGTCAGAAAGGAACTATTCTTGACCGG GTCCGGAATTTATTTGAGGAAAAGAAAGTGGAAATGCTTGCGGATAGGGATCTAAGAGGATGTTTTAATGCAGAGGAGCTAGAGAAAACAGTTGAAGTGGCTCTACAGTGTACTCAATCTAACCCCAATAATCGGCCTAATATGTCGGAAGTTTTGAGAATCCTGGAAGGCGTTACAGAACAAATGGGGCATGTGGACGAATCACAAGGTGGAAGCAACACATGTCAAACAAGGGCTTTCAGCTTCTCTAGGAATTTTAGTGATATTCATGAAGAATCCTCATTTACTTTTGAACCAATTGAGCTTTCAGGACCCAGATAA
- the LOC125847360 gene encoding subtilisin-like protease produces the protein MDLKLLLSAIFTLSLYSSAIQASNTNQQSNSDIYIVHLESFHGQLFSDLDSLQMWHHSFLPPKKTSLNDSASSHIIYSFRNVLNGFAARLTPDEAELLQETEGIISVRPQRLLHARTTHSTHFMGLHQNLGFWKSINYGKGMIIGFLDTGITPDHPSFYDEGVPPPPAKWKGKCEFNFTTACNNKLIGARYFQEFGNGTPLDENGHGTHVASTAAGNFVSGANVFGLSNGTASGVAPLAHVAMYKVCDASAACSEGDTFAAMDAAIEDGVDVISISIDDISRPFWEDSIALCSFTAIQNGILVSTTAGNMGPEHGTIANGAPWHLTVGASTTDRKLRATVLLGNSEEIDGESAFQPEDFSQTLLPLVYPGKSSSDLMAPFCNAESLKNINVKGKIVFCEDGGKINRLDKGHFVKDAGGAGMILMNEEPQGFTIHAEPHVLPAAHISFIDGLKIKAYINSTSTPVASFLFKGTIFGDDHAPAVAAFSSRGPFPESPGILKPDIIGPGISILAASPTSVENNTNKKSTFDTLSGTSMSCPHLSGVVTLIKSAHPEWSPSAIKSAIMTTADLVNLGNNPIEDERGLRADFFATGAGHVNPLRANDPGLIYDIQPNEYIPYLCGLYPSRAVSLIVLQQVNCSSTTPEAELNYPSFSIRLGSDLQAYTRTVTNVGEPISSYTLEIVPPQGVDVKVEPSTLHFAEMYQKKTYQVTFNRSISNINATFVQGFVKWTSSKHFVRSPIVVALVP, from the coding sequence ATGGATTTGAAACTTCTTTTAAGTGCCATCTTTACTCTCAGTCTTTATTCTTCAGCCATACAGGCAAGTAATACCAATCAGCAGAGCAACTCAGATATTTACATAGTCCATCTTGAGTCTTTTCATGGCCAACTTTTCTCTGACTTGGATAGTTTACAAATGTGGCACCATTCTTTTCTGCCCCCAAAGAAAACGAGTCTAAATGATTCTGCATCCTCGCACATAATTTACTCTTTTCGCAATGTCCTTAATGGTTTTGCAGCTAGACTAACACCAGATGAAGCAGAGCTACTGCAGGAGACAGAAGGGATCATATCAGTGCGGCCACAAAGGCTGCTGCATGCACGGACCACCCACAGTACTCATTTCATGGGGCTGCACCAGAACTTAGGCTTCTGGAAAAGTATAAACTATGGTAAAGGTATGATTATTGGATTTTTAGACACAGGGATAACACCCGATCATCCATCATTCTATGATGAAGGAGTGCCTCCTCCACCAGCAAAGTGGAAGGGCAAGTGTGAATTCAACTTTACTACAGCCTGCAACAACAAGCTCATTGGAGCTAGATATTTCCAGGAGTTTGGAAATGGGACGCCTTTGGATGAGAATGGACATGGCACACATGTTGCAAGCACAGCTGCTGGAAACTTTGTCAGTGGTGCCAATGTTTTTGGACTTTCTAATGGAACAGCTTCTGGCGTGGCTCCCCTTGCTCATGTTGCCATGTATAAAGTCTGTGACGCTAGCGCTGCTTGTTCTGAGGGTGACACATTTGCTGCTATGGATGCTGCAATCGAAGATGGTGTTGATGTAATTTCTATTTCCATTGACGATATCTCTAGACCTTTCTGGGAAGACTCTATTGCACTCTGTTCATTTACTGCAATTCAAAATGGCATTCTGGTGAGCACCACAGCTGGTAATATGGGCCCAGAACATGGCACAATAGCAAATGGAGCTCCATGGCATCTCACTGTTGGTGCTAGCACCACTGATAGAAAACTAAGGGCAACAGTACTGCTGGGGAACAGTGAAGAAATTGATGGTGAATCAGCTTTTCAACCTGAAGACTTCTCTCAAACTCTGCTTCCATTAGTTTACCCTGGAAAAAGTTCTAGTGATCTGATGGCCCCATTCTGCAATGCCGAgtctttgaaaaatattaatgtgAAGGGAAAGATAGTCTTTTGCGAAGATGGTGGTAAGATAAACAGACTTGATAAAGGACATTTTGTGAAGGATGCTGGGGGTGCTGGAATGATACTCATGAATGAGGAACCACAAGGCTTCACTATACACGCTGAACCTCATGTTCTTCCAGCAGCACATATCAGTTTTATTGATGGCCTGAAGATCAAAGCCTACATAAATTCAACATCGACCCCTGTGGCTTCATTTTTGTTTAAAGGAACTATATTTGGAGATGATCATGCTCCAGCAGTTGCAGCCTTCTCATCTAGAGGCCCTTTTCCAGAAAGCCCTGGCATATTGAAACCTGATATTATCGGTCCTGGTATTAGCATCCTTGCAGCATCGCCAACGTCTGTGGAGAACAATACCAACAAAAAGTCTACCTTTGACACACTGTCTGGCACTTCAATGTCCTGTCCTCACCTTTCAGGAGTTGTAACATTGATCAAGAGTGCACATCCAGAATGGTCTCCATCTGCTATCAAGTCTGCAATCATGACAACCGCTGATCTGGTAAACCTTGGAAATAATCCCATTGAAGACGAAAGGGGCCTCCGTGCTGACTTCTTTGCAACTGGTGCAGGCCACGTTAACCCATTAAGAGCAAATGATCCGGGACTGATCTATGACATCCAACCAAATGAGTATATACCTTATTTATGCGGATTATACCCAAGTAGAGCTGTAAGTTTGATTGTTTTGCAACAAGTGAACTGCTCATCAACTACTCCTGAAGCAGAACTAAACTATCCATCATTTTCAATTAGACTTGGATCTGATTTACAAGCATACACAAGGACTGTGACCAATGTTGGGGAGCCTATATCATCTTATACTCTGGAGATTGTGCCACCCCAAGGAGTTGATGTGAAAGTTGAACCTTCCACCTTACACTTCGCAGAGATGTACCAGAAGAAAACATATCAAGTAACCTTTAACCGATCAATTTCAAACATTAATGCCACATTTGTTCAAGGATTTGTGAAATGGACCTCATCCAAGCACTTTGTTAGGAGTCCAATAGTAGTTGCCTTGGTACCATGA
- the LOC125849478 gene encoding probable LRR receptor-like serine/threonine-protein kinase At5g45780 isoform X1: MATLLLIFSFLLHWVATTPASMGFLSPKGVNYEVAALMSMKNRMRDEYHVLDGWDINSVDPCTWYMVGCSSEGFVISLEMASMGLSGTLSPSIGNLTHLRTMLLQNNHLSGPIPTEIGQLTELLTLDLSGNQFDGGIPRALGRLIYLNYLRLSRNRLSGQIPKPVAYLSGLSFLDLSFNNLSGPTPKILAKDYSIAGNRFLCSALTTQICGGVPKPVNETSSDKRISNHHRWVVSVSVGVSCTFIVTIMLLVCWVHWYRSRVLTGYVQHDCEFATGHLKRFSFRELQIATGNFSSKNILGQGGFGVVYKGYLPNRTVVAVKRLRDPSFTGEVQFQTEVEMIGLAVHRNLLRLYGFCTTPEERLLIYPYMPNGSVADCLRDNGRDKPFLDWRKRMHIALGAARGLLYLHEQCNPKIIHRDVKAANILLDESFEAVVGDFGLAKLLDCRDSHVTTAVRGTIGHIAPEYLSTGQSSEKTDVFGYGILLLELITGHKALDAGIGQGQKGTILDRVRNLFEEKKVEMLADRDLRGCFNAEELEKTVEVALQCTQSNPNNRPNMSEVLRILEGVTEQMGHVDESQGGSNTCQTRAFSFSRNFSDIHEESSFTFEPIELSGPR, translated from the exons ATGGCAACTTTGctactcattttctcatttcttCTTCATTGGGTGGCCACCACTCCAGCTTCCATGGGTTTTCTTTCACCTAAAGGTGTCAACTATGAAG TGGCAGCATTGATGTCTATGAAGAATAGAATGAGAGATGAATACCATGTGTTAGATGGATGGGATATAAATTCTGTTGATCCTTGTACTTGGTACATGGTTGGTTGTTCTTCAGAAGGCTTTGTTATTTCTCT TGAAATGGCAAGTATGGGATTATCTGGCACACTTTCGCCTAGTATTGGGAATTTAACTCATCTTCGGACAAT GTTGTTGCAGAATAATCATTTATCTGGTCCAATTCCTACTGAAATTGGACAGCTCACTGAACTGCTGACCCTTGATTTGTCTGGTAATCAGTTTGATGGAGGAATTCCTAGGGCGTTGGGTCgcctaatttatttaaattactt GAGGCTTAGCAGGAACAGATTGTCTGGACAAATTCCTAAACCTGTGGCATACCTTTCAGGTCTTTCATTCTT GGACTTATCATTCAATAACCTTAGTGGTCCAACTCCAAAAATTTTGGCCAAAGACTACAG TATTGCAGGAAACAGATTTCTTTGCTCTGCATTGACCACACAAATTTGTGGGGGTGTGCCAAAACCAGTAAATG AAACATCTTCAGACAAGAGGATTAGCAATCATCATCGATGGGTTGTTTCTGTTAGCGTTGGGGTCAGTTGCACATTCATAGTTACAATCATGCTTCTGGTTTGTTGGGTGCATTGGTACAGATCTCGTGTCCTCACAGGATATG TGCAACACGATTGTGAGTTCGCCACTGGCCACCTGAAGAGATTTTCATTTCGTGAACTGCAAATTGCCACTGGAAATTTCAGTTCTAAGAACATACTAGGACAAGGTGGATTTGGAGTGGTTTACAAAGGATACCTTCCAAATAGGACAGTAGTGGCTGTCAAAAGATTAAGAGATCCAAGTTTCACTGGAGAAGTGCAGTTTCAAACAGAAGTTGAGATGATAGGCTTGGCTGTGCATCGGAACCTTCTACGCCTGTATGGATTCTGTACGACTCCCGAGGAAAGATTACTTATTTACCCTTATATGCCAAATGGGAGCGTTGCCGATTGCTTGAGAG ACAATGGCCGGGATAAACCATTTTTGGATTGGAGAAAGCGCATGCATATAGCTCTTGGAGCTGCCAGAGGTCTTCTGTATTTGCATGAACAGTGTAATCCTAAAATAATTCACAGAGATGTTAAGGCGGCTAATATTCTGCTTGATGAAAGTTTTGAAGCTGTTGTTGGTGATtttggtcttgctaagctttTAGACTGTAGAGATTCTCATGTTACAACTGCAGTTCGTGGTACTATAGGTCATATCGCACCAGAGTATTTATCAACTGGTCAATCATCTGAGAAGACAGATGTCTTTGGATATGGGATACTACTTTTGGAACTCATTACAGGACACAAGGCATTAGATGCAGGAATTGGTCAGGGTCAGAAAGGAACTATTCTTGACCGG GTCCGGAATTTATTTGAGGAAAAGAAAGTGGAAATGCTTGCGGATAGGGATCTAAGAGGATGTTTTAATGCAGAGGAGCTAGAGAAAACAGTTGAAGTGGCTCTACAGTGTACTCAATCTAACCCCAATAATCGGCCTAATATGTCGGAAGTTTTGAGAATCCTGGAAGGCGTTACAGAACAAATGGGGCATGTGGACGAATCACAAGGTGGAAGCAACACATGTCAAACAAGGGCTTTCAGCTTCTCTAGGAATTTTAGTGATATTCATGAAGAATCCTCATTTACTTTTGAACCAATTGAGCTTTCAGGACCCAGATAA
- the LOC125849480 gene encoding shaggy-related protein kinase eta, whose translation MADDKEMSAPVMDGNDAVTGHIISTTIGGKNGEPKQTVSYMAERVVGTGSFGIVFQAKCLENGETVAIKKVLQDRRYKNRELQLMRTMDHTNVVCLKHCFYSTTSTNELFLNLVMEYVPETMYRVLKHYSNMNQRMPLIYVKLYTYQVFRGLAYMHTVAGVCHRDLKPQNVLVDPLTHQVKICDFGSAKVLVKGEANISYICSRFYRAPELIFGATEYTTSIDIWSAGCVLAELLLGQPLFPGENAVDQLVEIIKVLGTPTREEIRCMNPNYTDFRFPQIKAHPWHKVFHKRMPPEAIDLASRLLQYSPSLRCTALEACAHPFFDELREPNARLPNGRPLPPLFNFKQELSGASPDLVNRLIPDHIKRQMGLHLFASHGDMT comes from the exons ATGGCTGATGATAAG GAGATGTCAGCTCCTGTTATGGATGGGAACGATGCAGTGACCGGTCATATAATTTCCACAACCATTGGGGGCAAGAATGGCGAGCCAAAGCAG ACAGTCAGTTACATGGCTGAACGTGTTGTGGGGACTGGATCGTTTGGAATTGTCTTTCAG GCAAAATGCCTGGAAAATGGGGAGACTGTGGCAATAAAGAAGGTTCTGCAAGACCGTAGATACAAGAATCGTGAGTTGCAGCTAATGCGCACTATGGATCACACAAATGTTGTTTGCCTAAAGCACTGCTTCTATTCAACTACGAGTACAAATGAACTTTTTCTCAATTTAGTCATGGAATATGTTCCAGAAACTATGTATAGAGTGCTAAAGCATTATAGCAATATGAACCAGAGAATGCCACTCATCTATGTTAAGCTTTACACCTATCAA GTATTTAGAGGGCTGGCTTACATGCATACTGTTGCTGGCGTATGCCACAGGGACTTGAAGCCTCAGAATGTTTTG GTAGACCCTCTTACTCACCAAGTAAAGATTTGCGATTTTGGAAGCGCGAAAGTGCTG GTTAAAGGAGAAGCAAACATCTCATACATCTGCTCGCGGTTTTATCGGGCTCCTGAACTCATATTTGGTGCAACAGAGTACACTACTTCAATTGATATCTGGTCAGCTGGCTGTGTCCTTGCTGAGCTTCTTCTGGGCCAG CCATTGTTCCCAGGAGAAAATGCTGTGGACCAGCTTGTTGAGATAATCAAG GTACTTGGAACACCGACAAGGGAGGAAATTCGCTGTATGAATCCAAACTATACTGATTTTAGGTTTCCACAAATCAAAGCACACCCTTGGCATAAG GTTTTCCACAAACGGATGCCTCCTGAAGCAATTGACCTTGCTTCTCGGCTACTGCAGTACTCACCAAGTCTACGTTGCACTGCA CTTGAAGCATGTGCTCATCCTTTCTTTGATGAACTTCGTGAACCAAATGCACGTCTTCCCAATGGTCGCCCATTGCCCCCTCTCTTCAATTTTAAGCAGGAG TTGTCTGGTGCCTCTCCGGACCTCGTAAACAGGCTGATACCAGACCATATAAAAAGGCAGATGGGCCTGCATCTTTTTGCATCCCACGGTGACATGACGTGA